A region of Arabidopsis thaliana chromosome 5, partial sequence DNA encodes the following proteins:
- a CDS encoding Ta11-like non-LTR retrotransposon (unknown protein; BEST Arabidopsis thaliana protein match is: unknown protein (TAIR:AT2G13450.1); Has 35333 Blast hits to 34131 proteins in 2444 species: Archae - 798; Bacteria - 22429; Metazoa - 974; Fungi - 991; Plants - 531; Viruses - 0; Other Eukaryotes - 9610 (source: NCBI BLink).) → MADELWDELQHLEFGREDPALFIAHAAYATVESRNRLSLIARPLSPRSQNRNAVIAILPKSWGLTSRVYGRVLNITFVQFLSQSEVDHLYVLKREPWLYNSWFVTAQRWEVNLAFEFLSNIDL, encoded by the coding sequence atggCGGATGAGTTATGGGATGAGTTACAACATTTAGAGTTTGGAAGGGAGGATCCAGCTCTGTTTATTGCACATGCAGCTTATGCAACTGTTGAATCTCGGAATAGGCTTAGCTTGATTGCTAGGCCTCTTAGTCCTCGTTCTCAAAACCGCAACGCTGTAATTGCtattttaccaaaatcatGGGGTCTGACTTCTAGAGTTTATGGAAGAGTGCTTAATATAACTTTTGTTCAATTTCTCTCTCAGTCTGAGGTTGATCATTTGTATGTGCTAAAAAGGGAACCGTGGTTATATAACAGTTGGTTTGTCACGGCTCAGAGATGGGAGGTAAATCTTGCTTTTGAGTTCTTGTCAAATATTGACTTGTGA